From the genome of Sulfitobacter sp. DSM 110093, one region includes:
- the glmU gene encoding bifunctional UDP-N-acetylglucosamine diphosphorylase/glucosamine-1-phosphate N-acetyltransferase GlmU, giving the protein MDTALIILAAGKGTRMNSDLPKVLHRVASAPLLEHAMAAGAMLAPRHTVVVAGHGADQVRAAATLFDEDAQVVEQTEQLGTAHAVAQARPALDGFDGMALVLYGDTPFVQPETLEKMQEALANHDVVVLGFEAADPARYGRLVMQGDALERIVEFKDASPEERAITLCNSGVVACKSELLFDLIDKVGNDNASEEYYLTDIIGLARAEGRSATVVTCAEAETMGVNSRADLARAEAAFQSRARALLMEDGVTLIAPETVFLARDTYIGRDTVVEPNVVFGPNVTVESGTTIRAFSHLEGCHVSRGGVVGPYARLRPGAELAEDVRIGNFVEVKNAQIAEGAKVNHLSYIGDATVGARSNIGAGTITCNYDGVMKHHTTIGAGAFIGSNTMLVAPVTIGDGAMTGSGSVITSDVEPEALALSRAPQVEKPGMARKMFDILKAKKAKMQRGS; this is encoded by the coding sequence ATGGATACTGCACTGATCATCCTTGCCGCAGGCAAGGGGACACGGATGAACTCGGACCTGCCGAAGGTGCTGCACCGGGTCGCCTCTGCCCCGTTGCTGGAACACGCTATGGCTGCGGGCGCTATGCTCGCTCCGCGTCATACGGTGGTGGTGGCGGGCCATGGTGCTGATCAGGTGCGTGCGGCGGCCACCCTCTTTGACGAGGATGCGCAGGTGGTCGAGCAGACCGAGCAGCTAGGCACAGCCCATGCGGTGGCCCAGGCCCGCCCGGCGCTGGACGGGTTCGACGGCATGGCGCTGGTGCTCTATGGCGATACCCCTTTCGTCCAACCTGAAACACTCGAAAAGATGCAAGAGGCGCTTGCGAACCATGATGTGGTGGTTCTGGGGTTCGAGGCCGCAGATCCCGCCCGCTATGGCCGGCTGGTGATGCAGGGCGACGCGCTGGAGCGGATCGTCGAATTCAAGGACGCCTCTCCGGAGGAACGCGCCATCACCCTGTGCAACTCTGGCGTCGTGGCCTGTAAATCCGAACTGCTGTTCGATTTGATCGACAAAGTTGGCAACGACAACGCTTCCGAAGAATACTACCTCACCGATATCATCGGCCTCGCCCGCGCCGAGGGGCGCAGTGCGACCGTTGTTACCTGTGCCGAGGCCGAGACGATGGGCGTGAACTCCCGCGCGGACCTCGCTCGGGCCGAGGCTGCGTTCCAATCCCGCGCCCGTGCGCTTTTGATGGAGGACGGCGTGACACTGATCGCGCCTGAAACCGTTTTTCTTGCCCGCGATACCTATATTGGCCGCGACACAGTGGTGGAGCCGAATGTCGTCTTCGGCCCGAATGTCACCGTTGAATCCGGCACCACGATCCGCGCCTTCTCGCACCTCGAGGGTTGCCATGTCTCACGCGGCGGCGTGGTCGGCCCTTACGCCCGCCTGCGCCCCGGCGCGGAACTGGCCGAAGACGTGCGCATCGGCAACTTTGTCGAAGTAAAGAACGCTCAGATCGCCGAAGGGGCCAAAGTGAACCATCTGAGTTACATTGGCGATGCGACCGTTGGCGCGCGGAGCAACATCGGGGCGGGCACGATCACCTGCAATTATGACGGGGTGATGAAACATCACACCACCATCGGCGCGGGCGCATTCATTGGGTCGAACACGATGCTGGTCGCACCCGTCACCATCGGTGACGGGGCCATGACGGGCAGCGGGTCAGTCATCACATCGGACGTGGAACCAGAGGCGCTGGCTCTGTCCCGCGCCCCGCAGGTCGAAAAACCCGGTATGGCGCGCAAAATGTTCGATATTCTAAAGGCCAAGAAGGCGAAAATGCAGAGGGGCAGCTAA
- a CDS encoding HAD-IIIA family hydrolase gives MKTVVFDLDGTLADTSGDLIAAANACFRDMGEGDVLVHAEDAGTALRGGRAMLTLGMKKLGRANDAATIDRYYPMLLDAYKREIDTHTILYPGAMEAVAALKAAGYRVAICTNKPEALAELLLTRLGVRDAFGAMLGADSVAVRKPDPEHLFETARRAGGDPAQCVLIGDSDTDRNTARAAGVPCVLVTFGPSGEDMAALEPEALLNDFVDLPGLIEQLIGKAA, from the coding sequence ATGAAGACAGTCGTTTTCGATCTCGACGGCACGTTGGCCGATACCTCGGGCGATCTGATCGCCGCCGCCAATGCCTGTTTCCGCGACATGGGCGAGGGCGATGTGCTGGTCCATGCAGAAGATGCGGGCACCGCGCTGCGCGGCGGGCGGGCAATGCTCACGTTGGGCATGAAAAAACTTGGCCGCGCTAATGATGCGGCGACGATTGACCGCTACTATCCGATGTTGCTTGACGCCTATAAACGCGAAATTGACACCCATACGATCCTCTACCCCGGCGCGATGGAGGCCGTGGCCGCGCTGAAGGCCGCAGGCTACCGTGTGGCGATCTGCACCAACAAACCCGAAGCATTGGCGGAGCTGCTGCTCACCCGGCTCGGCGTGCGGGATGCCTTTGGCGCGATGTTGGGGGCGGATAGTGTGGCCGTGCGCAAGCCTGATCCGGAACATCTTTTTGAAACCGCTCGCCGGGCAGGCGGCGATCCGGCGCAGTGCGTTTTGATCGGCGACAGTGATACCGACCGCAACACCGCCCGCGCGGCGGGGGTGCCCTGTGTGCTTGTCACCTTTGGCCCCTCGGGGGAGGATATGGCGGCGCTGGAGCCTGAGGCGTTGCTGAATGATTTTGTCGACCTGCCGGGGCTTATTGAGCAGCTTATCGGCAAAGCCGCCTGA
- a CDS encoding aminotransferase class I/II-fold pyridoxal phosphate-dependent enzyme, which yields MAERFTGSFTQQEPIPDEAIEAAVAVMRSGRLHRYNTVPGEVAEVALLEQEFAAIMGSKYCLAVASGGYAMSTALRAVGVKPGDRVLTNAFTLAPVPGAIAALGAVPVFVDVTERLVIDLDDLAAKADQADVLLLSHMRGHLVDMDALTALCDQHGIAVVEDCAHTMGAAWNGKASGTQGKVGCFSCQTYKHVNAGEGGLLITDDAEVAARAIMLSGSYMLYDRHAAAPGPEAFEAIRYETPNISGRMDNLRAAILRPQLRRLPEQVARWNERYRVIETGLRDTPGLSVIERPEAENIVGSSIQFLLKGRSAPQVEEVIARCATRGVELKWFGRAEPVGFTSRYDTWRYVEVEKMPASDAVLAGLIDMRVPLTFSLEDCALIARIIRSEVGAVFQTGPF from the coding sequence ATGGCCGAGCGCTTCACCGGCAGTTTCACCCAGCAAGAGCCGATCCCTGACGAGGCGATTGAGGCGGCGGTGGCGGTGATGCGCAGTGGCCGTTTGCACCGCTACAATACCGTGCCGGGCGAGGTGGCCGAGGTGGCGCTGCTGGAGCAAGAATTCGCCGCCATAATGGGTTCCAAATATTGCCTCGCTGTGGCGTCGGGGGGCTATGCGATGTCCACCGCGTTGCGGGCCGTAGGGGTGAAACCGGGGGACCGAGTGCTGACCAATGCCTTCACGCTCGCTCCGGTGCCGGGGGCGATTGCAGCGCTCGGGGCGGTGCCGGTTTTTGTCGACGTGACTGAGCGGTTGGTGATCGACCTTGATGATCTGGCTGCCAAAGCGGATCAGGCCGATGTGCTGCTTCTAAGCCATATGCGCGGGCATCTGGTGGATATGGACGCGCTGACGGCGCTTTGTGATCAGCATGGCATCGCGGTGGTTGAGGATTGCGCCCATACGATGGGGGCGGCTTGGAACGGCAAGGCTTCGGGCACCCAAGGCAAAGTCGGCTGTTTTTCCTGTCAGACCTATAAACATGTGAACGCGGGCGAAGGCGGTTTGTTGATCACCGATGACGCCGAGGTCGCGGCGCGGGCGATCATGCTGTCGGGGTCCTATATGCTCTATGACCGCCACGCCGCCGCGCCGGGGCCGGAGGCTTTTGAGGCGATCCGGTATGAGACGCCCAATATCTCGGGCCGGATGGACAATCTGCGCGCCGCGATCCTGCGCCCGCAATTGCGGCGCTTGCCGGAACAGGTGGCACGCTGGAATGAACGCTATCGGGTGATAGAAACAGGGCTGCGCGATACGCCGGGGCTTTCGGTGATTGAGCGGCCCGAGGCGGAAAATATCGTCGGCTCTTCAATCCAATTCCTTCTCAAGGGCCGGTCTGCGCCACAGGTGGAAGAGGTGATTGCCCGCTGCGCCACGCGAGGTGTCGAGTTGAAGTGGTTCGGCAGGGCAGAGCCCGTAGGCTTTACCAGCCGCTATGATACATGGCGCTATGTTGAGGTCGAAAAAATGCCCGCCAGCGATGCGGTGCTGGCGGGTTTGATCGATATGCGTGTCCCGCTAACCTTTTCGCTGGAAGATTGCGCTTTAATTGCGCGGATCATCAGGTCAGAGGTAGGTGCCGTGTTTCAAACGGGACCGTTTTAG
- a CDS encoding pyridoxamine 5'-phosphate oxidase family protein: protein MSDDLKKEFWDRLDDTRAGMLMTQTARAIPMTHYIDEDDRSAALWFITAKGTDLAKSAEGRAAAEYLIASKDESLWARIDGHVSAVTNPTELDKIWNAIAGAWFEDGKQDPDVQLIRFDLTEAEVWATDGGFKFLYEIGKAQLTGEKPDMGKHGTIRF, encoded by the coding sequence ATGAGCGATGATCTGAAGAAAGAGTTTTGGGATCGACTGGACGATACCCGCGCCGGAATGCTGATGACCCAGACCGCCCGCGCGATCCCGATGACGCATTATATTGACGAAGACGACCGTTCGGCCGCCTTGTGGTTTATCACCGCCAAAGGCACCGATCTGGCGAAATCCGCCGAAGGCCGCGCCGCTGCGGAATACCTGATCGCCAGCAAGGACGAATCCCTTTGGGCACGGATCGACGGCCATGTCTCTGCCGTGACCAACCCGACGGAGTTGGACAAAATCTGGAACGCCATCGCAGGCGCATGGTTTGAGGACGGAAAGCAAGACCCGGATGTGCAACTGATCCGTTTTGATCTGACAGAGGCCGAGGTCTGGGCCACCGACGGCGGATTCAAGTTCCTCTATGAGATCGGAAAGGCCCAACTGACCGGCGAGAAACCCGACATGGGCAAACACGGCACCATTCGTTTCTAA
- a CDS encoding isovaleryl-CoA dehydrogenase, whose translation MFNASMQFDLGEDVGALRDMVHRWAQERVKPMAAEIDTSNEFPAELWTEMGELGLLGMTVEEEFGGSGLGYVAHTVAVEEIARASASVSLSYGAHSNLCVNQIKLNGTAEQKAQYLPKLCSGEHVGALAMSEVGAGSDVVSMKLNAEKRNDHFRLNGNKYWITNGPDAETLVVYAKTDPEAGSKGITAFLIEKSMKGFSTSNHFDKLGMRGSNTAELIFEDCEVPFENILGEEGKGVRVLMSGLDYERVVLAGIGLGIMAACLDEIMPYMAERKQFGQRIGDFQLMQGKMADMYTAMNSARAYVYSVAQACDRGDVTRQDAAACCLYASEQAMVQAHQAVQAMGGAGYLSDNPVGRIFRDAKLMEIGAGTSEIRRMLVGREMMGAM comes from the coding sequence GTGTTTAACGCAAGTATGCAGTTCGATCTGGGCGAGGACGTCGGCGCACTGCGCGACATGGTGCACCGCTGGGCGCAAGAGCGGGTCAAACCAATGGCCGCTGAGATCGACACATCCAATGAGTTTCCCGCCGAACTTTGGACCGAGATGGGCGAGTTGGGCCTGCTGGGCATGACCGTCGAAGAGGAATTTGGCGGCTCCGGTCTTGGCTACGTCGCCCACACGGTCGCGGTTGAAGAGATCGCCCGCGCCTCGGCCTCGGTCTCGCTGTCTTATGGTGCGCATTCCAACCTCTGCGTAAACCAGATCAAGCTGAACGGCACGGCAGAGCAAAAGGCGCAGTATCTGCCGAAACTCTGCTCGGGCGAGCATGTCGGCGCGCTGGCGATGTCCGAAGTGGGCGCGGGCAGTGACGTGGTCAGCATGAAGCTGAATGCCGAAAAGCGGAACGATCACTTCCGCCTGAACGGCAACAAATACTGGATCACCAATGGCCCCGACGCCGAGACGCTGGTCGTCTATGCCAAAACCGACCCCGAGGCTGGCTCAAAGGGCATCACCGCCTTTCTGATCGAGAAGTCGATGAAGGGTTTTTCGACCTCGAACCATTTCGACAAGCTTGGCATGCGCGGCTCGAACACCGCCGAGTTGATCTTTGAAGATTGCGAAGTGCCGTTTGAGAATATCCTCGGTGAAGAGGGCAAAGGCGTGCGCGTTTTAATGTCGGGCCTTGATTACGAGCGTGTGGTGCTGGCCGGCATTGGCCTTGGCATCATGGCTGCCTGTCTGGATGAGATCATGCCCTATATGGCCGAGCGTAAGCAGTTCGGCCAACGCATCGGGGATTTCCAACTGATGCAGGGCAAGATGGCGGATATGTACACCGCGATGAACTCGGCCCGGGCTTACGTCTACAGCGTGGCACAGGCCTGCGACCGGGGCGATGTCACGCGCCAAGACGCGGCGGCTTGCTGTCTCTATGCCTCTGAGCAGGCCATGGTGCAGGCGCATCAGGCCGTGCAGGCGATGGGCGGCGCGGGCTATCTCAGCGACAATCCCGTGGGCCGTATCTTCCGCGATGCCAAGCTGATGGAGATCGGCGCAGGCACTTCCGAGATCCGCCGCATGCTGGTGGGCCGTGAGATGATGGGGGCGATGTGA
- a CDS encoding lysozyme inhibitor LprI family protein: MRAALLAVVLLAGPAASQDITFSDEATAGCLARAEEFADQRACIGLSANVCMDAPGGYSTYGMGGCLNRELGFWDGMLNENYRARMVGAKAADEDATLYQPELPKQAEALRDMQRAWITFRDAACAYERSKWGGGTGAGPAALACLMRMTGAQALRLGAAY, translated from the coding sequence ATGCGCGCCGCGCTGTTGGCTGTTGTGCTATTGGCCGGGCCGGCAGCGTCGCAGGACATCACCTTTTCCGATGAGGCCACGGCGGGCTGTCTTGCCAGGGCCGAGGAATTTGCCGACCAGCGGGCATGCATCGGCCTATCCGCGAATGTCTGCATGGATGCGCCGGGCGGCTATTCGACCTATGGCATGGGCGGTTGTCTGAACCGTGAGTTGGGCTTCTGGGACGGAATGTTGAACGAAAACTACCGTGCGCGGATGGTGGGGGCGAAAGCGGCAGACGAAGACGCCACCCTGTACCAACCGGAACTTCCGAAGCAAGCCGAAGCACTGCGTGACATGCAACGCGCGTGGATTACGTTCCGCGATGCCGCCTGCGCTTACGAGCGAAGTAAGTGGGGTGGCGGCACCGGCGCTGGCCCCGCGGCGCTGGCGTGTCTCATGCGGATGACGGGGGCGCAGGCGTTGCGTCTGGGCGCGGCCTATTAA
- a CDS encoding DUF1622 domain-containing protein — MDNLIEMETEGGVLHGALPWLIEIFEILAAVIDIAAIVLLLIGAARFLTGVTIAEVGKSGPDRVRRTNRERIELGRYILAGLELFIVSDVIHTAISLRFADLLFLLMLVIIRSITSFFLDRELEQLKKELGDD, encoded by the coding sequence ATGGATAATCTGATCGAAATGGAAACCGAAGGTGGGGTGCTGCATGGCGCGCTGCCTTGGTTGATCGAGATTTTTGAAATCCTCGCGGCGGTGATCGATATTGCCGCAATTGTCCTGCTGCTGATTGGGGCTGCACGTTTCCTTACCGGGGTTACGATTGCCGAAGTGGGGAAAAGTGGTCCAGACCGGGTCCGCCGCACCAACCGCGAGCGCATCGAATTAGGGCGCTACATCCTTGCGGGGCTGGAACTCTTTATCGTGTCAGACGTGATCCACACCGCGATCAGCCTGCGCTTTGCGGACCTGCTCTTCTTGTTGATGCTGGTTATCATCCGCTCCATCACCTCTTTCTTCCTCGACCGGGAGTTGGAGCAACTGAAAAAGGAACTCGGCGATGACTGA
- a CDS encoding flavodoxin family protein yields MTDFSDLKALYVNCSLKKTPGDSHTQLLMNASAGIMKAQGVSVEHLYLLDHQVPPGVYPDMTEHGWDRDDWPALWEKVLAADILIIGTPLWLGEESSTCRVLIERLYAMSGKLNDKGQSVFYGKVGGTVVTGNEDGIKHVAMTTGFAMNHLGYTIPPQADCGWIGEAGPGPSYGDDVDGKRAGFDNEFTQRNTTIMTWNTMHLARMLKAADGYPQKGNDRNAWDAGARFDFENPEYRS; encoded by the coding sequence ATGACTGACTTTTCCGACCTCAAAGCGCTCTATGTGAACTGCTCGCTCAAGAAGACACCGGGCGACAGCCATACCCAACTTCTGATGAACGCCAGCGCGGGCATTATGAAGGCGCAGGGAGTGAGCGTCGAACACCTCTATCTGCTCGACCATCAAGTGCCACCGGGCGTCTACCCGGACATGACCGAACACGGCTGGGACCGCGACGACTGGCCCGCGCTCTGGGAAAAGGTGCTCGCCGCCGACATCCTGATTATCGGCACGCCGCTGTGGCTGGGTGAGGAAAGCAGCACCTGCCGGGTGCTGATCGAACGGCTCTATGCCATGTCGGGCAAGTTGAACGACAAGGGCCAGTCGGTCTTTTATGGAAAGGTCGGCGGCACCGTGGTCACCGGGAACGAGGACGGCATCAAACATGTCGCCATGACTACCGGTTTTGCGATGAACCACCTTGGCTACACTATCCCGCCACAGGCCGATTGCGGCTGGATTGGCGAAGCAGGGCCGGGGCCGTCTTATGGCGATGATGTGGACGGCAAGCGCGCAGGGTTCGACAACGAATTCACGCAGCGCAACACCACGATCATGACTTGGAACACAATGCATTTGGCGCGCATGCTGAAAGCGGCAGACGGCTATCCTCAAAAAGGGAATGACCGCAACGCTTGGGACGCGGGCGCGCGGTTTGATTTCGAAAACCCGGAGTATCGAAGCTGA